The Paenibacillus mucilaginosus 3016 genome includes the window GCCCAGCGCCTGTACATAGAAATCCGCCTGCGCCCTTGCATCCTCCGAGAAAAAATACGTGTTATGCTTCGCCATGTTCATCCATCCTTTTCAGCCCTTGGCCCTTGTTTGCCTTTACTGTACCATGCTGCCGGTGTCCGGATTTCTTATGAATTGCGGTCCTTCCCCGCGTACATAATCTACTAACTTATGGTAGACTAGAGGGCAGTAATCGTACCTGTAATGAGAGCAGCATCAGTATTGTCATTCATGCCGGAGGTGCACGATGGAAACCACTTACAAGCAGTATGTAATCAGTGACGATCCGTCCAAAATTCAGGTGGAGACGGTGGTCGAATTCCTGGCGGGCAGCTATTGGGCGAACCTCAGGCAGCCGGAGCGGATCCGCGCTTCGATCCGCAGTTCAGTCTGCTACGGCGTGTACGACGGGGACCGGATGGTCGGCTTCGCCCGTGTCGTCACCGACGGCGCTACAGTCTACTATGTATGCGACGTCTTCGTCCTCGAAGCGTACCGGGGTCAAGGGA containing:
- a CDS encoding GNAT family N-acetyltransferase; the protein is METTYKQYVISDDPSKIQVETVVEFLAGSYWANLRQPERIRASIRSSVCYGVYDGDRMVGFARVVTDGATVYYVCDVFVLEAYRGQGISKKLVELITNAPEFEWMTGILGTRDAHGLYEQFGFQRDAQAYMKRLPKARRGEGE